Proteins from a genomic interval of Amycolatopsis sp. cg13:
- a CDS encoding TIGR03089 family protein, whose amino-acid sequence MSLTEQLLRPLLASPAKPLITHYDDRLGSRVELSVATMQNWAAKTANWLVDEFDVEPGDAVAVRLPAHWQTAGVLLGAWWCGARVVAETEGARVVFTSPDEEIDAPAVAVVSLDPMGRGLSTPPSGGALDYLSEARMSGDQFFPMQPATGDTPALGSSTVDEVWAEATARAAKLGLTAADRVLSTMDWTVPDGVLDGLLVPLAASAHLVQVTNADPAKLSARREAERTTADLTA is encoded by the coding sequence ATGAGCCTCACCGAGCAGCTGCTGCGCCCGCTTCTGGCCTCGCCGGCGAAACCGCTGATCACGCACTACGACGACCGGCTCGGCAGCCGGGTCGAGCTGTCCGTGGCGACGATGCAGAACTGGGCCGCGAAAACGGCGAACTGGCTGGTCGACGAGTTCGACGTCGAGCCGGGCGACGCCGTCGCGGTGCGGCTGCCCGCGCATTGGCAGACCGCGGGCGTGCTGCTCGGCGCGTGGTGGTGCGGGGCGCGAGTGGTCGCGGAGACCGAGGGTGCGCGAGTGGTGTTCACCAGCCCGGACGAGGAGATCGACGCCCCGGCCGTCGCGGTGGTGTCGCTCGACCCGATGGGCCGCGGCCTGTCGACGCCGCCGTCCGGCGGAGCGCTCGACTACCTTTCCGAGGCCCGGATGTCCGGCGACCAGTTCTTCCCGATGCAGCCTGCCACCGGCGACACCCCGGCGCTCGGTTCCTCCACGGTGGACGAAGTGTGGGCGGAAGCCACTGCCCGCGCGGCAAAACTCGGCCTGACCGCGGCCGACCGAGTTTTGTCCACGATGGACTGGACGGTGCCGGACGGCGTCCTCGACGGCTTGCTCGTCCCGCTCGCCGCCAGCGCGCACCTGGTCCAGGTGACGAACGCCGATCCGGCGAAACTGTCCGCCCGTCGCGAGGCCGAACGCACCACCGCCGACCTGACCGCGTGA